From the genome of Muricauda sp. SCSIO 64092, one region includes:
- a CDS encoding L-threonylcarbamoyladenylate synthase, which produces MARFIRLYEENPDPKKVVEVVSVLKKGGLIIYPTDTVYGLGCDITNTKALEKIARIKGVKLSKANWSFVCADLSNLSDYVRQIDTATFKILKRALPGPYTFVLPGNNNLPKDFKKKKTVGIRVPNNAIVISLVKALGNPIVSTSIHDEDDVLEYTTDPELIFEKWQNLVDIVIDGGYGDNVASTIVDLSDGEPLILREGKGSIDIF; this is translated from the coding sequence GTGGCTAGGTTCATTAGGTTGTATGAAGAAAATCCGGACCCTAAAAAAGTTGTCGAAGTAGTATCCGTTCTTAAAAAAGGAGGACTGATTATTTACCCAACGGACACGGTTTATGGTTTGGGTTGCGATATTACGAATACAAAGGCCCTGGAAAAAATTGCCCGTATCAAGGGCGTAAAATTATCCAAGGCCAATTGGTCCTTTGTTTGTGCGGATTTAAGTAATCTTTCGGACTATGTGCGGCAAATAGATACGGCTACCTTTAAGATATTGAAGCGGGCCCTTCCCGGCCCTTACACTTTTGTATTGCCCGGCAACAACAATCTTCCAAAGGATTTCAAAAAAAAGAAAACGGTAGGGATTCGTGTGCCAAACAATGCTATTGTCATCAGTTTGGTGAAGGCCCTAGGAAATCCCATTGTTTCAACTTCCATACATGACGAGGATGATGTCCTGGAGTATACCACAGATCCCGAACTTATTTTTGAGAAATGGCAAAATCTTGTGGATATTGTGATTGATGGGGGATATGGGGATAATGTGGCCTCTACCATTGTTGACCTTTCCGATGGGGAACCCTTGATCCTAAGGGAAGGAAAGGGTTCCATCGATATTTTTTAA